The Drosophila sulfurigaster albostrigata strain 15112-1811.04 chromosome 3, ASM2355843v2, whole genome shotgun sequence genomic sequence AGATTATAATTCAATATAGTCGTGactatttgatttttgcacGCTCCAGTATCTCTGCTATTTTGTTCATCTATTTTTAAGTTGCAATATTTTCTTCTGTGATTGTGCACGTTTATCATTTCTTTATTCTATCCTATACAgcaacaatatacatacagctatatatacatatatgcacgtacatatatatagtaagcAATCGtaaacaataagaaaattgCAGTAAAGTGGGCTCGACTGTGCGATACCCGCTACGaaatgaatatactgaaaacgtactaaaatatactaaattgtatcttttcttcctctttatatatatgtgaaatataccaaaaaagtttaagtatatataaaattgtcaaaCAAAGCAGTCGGTTCTTGTCATAAACAATAATTTCCTGAACAAGATCTAAGATTTTTAGCTTATCGCAACCAATATTCAGGTTcataaagactatagttattatgtGCTATGTACCCATCTACTCTTTGAGTATCGGAAATTGCTGAGATTGAGGAGTAAAAGCCGTCGGTTATCCGGACCAACGAACGTTCTCGATACACAATCTATAAACAAAAGGAGAACTTTATTGTTTGTGCATACTTTCCTCTGTGACTCTCTGAGAAGTCAAAACATTGGCGATTGCAGTATTTTGATTCGAGAGCTGAAACCGAAACAACAATCGTTGTTTGGCCGTCAAGAGCGGAAGATCTCATAAATTTCTATCGCGTAAGTGGATTTGTTATGCACTGCGGCACGTTTGTGGAACCAAGTTTTGTGTTTACATTCGATCTTGAATTTCACTACGCAGTAGAGTTATGGCAAACGGAGTGATACGAACCCAAAATGGTTTCGATTATACAAAACTTTGTGCAGCATTCAGCGAAATTTGCCCTGACTTTCAACGGTCTGAGCCTGGCACATCACAGAGCTTAGACTTTGCCAACAAGGTGCTTTTCGAGCTGGGTCCAAAGATGCGGCAGATTAAACAGAGTGGATCAGGCCAGATGTGGCGTCTCATGTTCAACGGGGGCGGCAGCGTTTTCATCTATTCCTACACCTTTAAGAATCCCATCAACGTGAATCCGCGTGTTCAGCAGCAAAACCTTTATCTAACCCTCAAGCAGGCTGGACTCTTGGCGGCGAGTAAGTTATGTTCCATACTGCCAGATCAGCATAATCCGAGGGACAAGGTATTGTTGACACCATTGGCTCGAGCTGTGTTTGCACCTCAAAAGATCGCGAGTATTGCAATTGCACTGACTGCCCAACTGGGCAGAAGGGTTGACAATGGCGAGGTGATCAAAGCGGTGATCAGCAGCTGTCAGTCAGATGGCTTTCACTTGGAGCACAGTCAGTGCGCCATTGCCGTGGTGGCCATTGAGGTCACGATCCGAGACGCAGCTCAGCGTCAGAAACTACGCTCGAAGACATTGAGGACTTATACCAAACATGGAAAAGCGTTCGATGAGGCAGTGTATTCGATTTATGCACAGCACTCGAAGCTGGAGAAGAGATTGCCCGATGTGGAGCAACCAATGTCGAGTACATCGAGTGAACCTACCAGAAGTATTGATGCAGTGCTGCGCAGCATTGCCAGGGGAGTTGATGATCCACTGAGTGGTGGCACACTGGAAATGAGCTTTGTGGAACCACCGAAAGCAGCACCTGAGCAGGAAGTGAATGAAGTTTTGCCAACGCCAATTGATTTACATGTGGGCAACACTAATCTGGATTGGTTGAGATACACGCGCTTCTTTCCCATCAGCCCCATTTAgacatttgtattttaaaagatgcaaataattaaaatatgaatatatatataccataatatataaatatataatttgcattttgtgtagCTTGTATTGAATGAGGAATGTGCACttctttttcaatttagaCTCATTCTTTAGAGGATGAACATGATTCGAATTCAGAcatttatacatttacatacatatatgaaaaaacacatatatgaatattacAGCTTGTAAtagcactttaattagagcaaAGAATTATTTTACTGTTTTAAGGTAATTGCAAAAATGGACAAACTCGTGCACAAACCAAAGAAataacgaatttatatatttatattagtaaaacataaaaacattcTATCAATCTATCTTACCtcaaatataattgtaatcCAGTTAGTAatctttacttattttttaaatttttacggTTTAGGATTATATCATTACCATTCATTTTTCCCTTCAAGCgaatttagaattttagaggataaaaatagtgaaaatataatattttattattaaataataatttattattatatttttcaactgGACTGGTTGAAGTAtacactctttttttttcaatttcagaaTACATGCAACCTGGGCAATATTAATACGGAGTTTCCACATTTAAGCGAGCGATGAGCGTAGCTAcctttattttgcaaataaatttaaattcgaaatttctTCGAAAGTTACTTTATAGTATCTTTCATACACAGACAATGTGTGCTCAGTTGTGCCCCGTTTAATGCGaaacataaacaatttttcgCTCCGCTGAAATGTGGAtgtaaaaactttttaaacatgcagcagcagaggcTGCAGCAACATTGACTATTACACTGCAACAATAAACGCTGAAAGATGCGGTTCAATCGTGTTATAaggtttcattttaaaaaaatgagtaaaaaaaatttacaaattcttaaatatgaaaacccaaaaatgtttgttaatCAATCAATTCTTTTCCTTCTACTTCCTTTTGCGGTGTGCCGGTGAGatttttgcatacgaagcatCGGATGCGCTCTCGACGCTGTTCGATGTCATTGGACTGATCTTCTCACGCTGCGAACTGAGCAAGGCCATAACTCCATCGGCGATCTCGTCCAGCGACACTGGACGATTGTAGCTCAGCATAACGGCCGTTATGATGGGCAGCAGAATCACATTATAGTTGGAATCCATTTCAAATATGCCACTGGCAGCACCACAAGTACAATTTTGCATTGATTTTgtgagaaatattttaaaacttgttGTCtaaaactgtgtgtgtgagctctCTAAGCTGCTTGCTTCTGACACCCGGAATTAGTAAAACTGACAGCTAGAGCCAAGTGTACTCAGCTCTGTTCGGAGTTCCGAGTGCTTCAACTGGACCACATCAAGTAGTCTATGGTACATAACCCGATCCCaatgaaaaattcaatttgaaaaaatgtCACTTGTCAGTTGGCGATATCCTGTGAATACTGCACGttgcctgctgcttgctgcttgccattGTTGTCCTCTGAACCTTTTGTTGTCACTGCTATTTTAGTTTTCCATGCTGTTgtgcatttttggcattttgataaaccatatacatatacaaatatagtatagtatatcaatGGCACACAAGCGAGTGCGAGAgcatttcatatgcaaattgttcaCTACTCATAGCCACAGACGCAGTCCTGAGTCAATATCAAAAAGGCAGCgacacaaatgcaaatgagccCAGAGTTGACAGCAGCTCAACTTCCTGGCTccaataagcaaataaataaaagtctgATGTATGCATTTCTATTCAATTTACGCACCGACCGAAAATTGTTTAGATCTAAGCTACAATATTGAATGAAAGatggaaaaattttaaaggaTTTTTATaggatttttaattatttgcatgcTATTAAAATGTAGCACTAAgaaactattatttttatttcaatctataaaattcaactttaaaatatgaattttataatgaaatgataaatgtattaaaactATATCAGCTCAAGgtatttatatatcaaaattgaaactttTAGTTGTTATTGAACTTCTAGATATCAGTGCTATTTTtatcaattgcaaaatttaaaatgaaaaacatattTCGCTGAACGAAACTTTTAAAGATAGCAAAtgttaaaaacaagtaagaaagctgaaGTCGACtgttaattaaagcaaaatagaacggtattattcttaaaatataccaattttatattccacacaaatactaaaaatagtaTATGCTATATTTGTGATATTGATATAGAACTACATTCAAGATGTACCACAAAgttacctgttacatatacatatttcctaccctatgggtagcgggtataacaagagttttctctttttcctAAATTTTGAATTCCTTCCACGCTGCTAAAATGATGCTCACATGTGATACATCCTTTTAGCCAAATTCAACTTTGTAGGGTATACAATAAGAGGAGGCGACGCGAAAATGCTGCTGTGCTAAAGTTCAATAACAAATTGCCAATACACAAGCTCACATAGTTTCCCTCTTGCTGgcgctttaaatttaaagcttcGCGTAAGTGTTTCGCATGGCCGCATAATTTATGACTGCGTGAGTTTTACATAGTACATAGCATAGCAGTATCTTGGATCTGTTGGTATCGCCAGAGTTTAGCGAACTGAGTACTGAGGGTTATTGATAGTGTCAATCGGGCATTACTTTGGAGTACAGCCGCATGCAAAGAGCAAGTTCAGCAGCCATTAAGCTAAACCTTAAGACACAGTAAAATGTTTACGCATATCCTTGAAACCCATtaccgatgatgatgataaggCTGCACGAGTACAATGTGCGTTGGGCGAAAATCTGACCACAACAGACACGGGCAACATGTTCCCCAAaacaaagccaacaacagTACAAAAGAGAAATTCAGGCAGAGGGAGAGAAGTGAAGCATGcgaatggaaaaaaaaaaaaaactgtgttCACAGTTCATAAAGAGAACGAGTGAGGCTGACAACAAAGCAAATTGGTGGCAACACTGGCAAAACTCTGGCGAAACTGGTGAAAATGGCAACTGGCGGAAGTGCGCATCAACAAATGTTAGTCGCCAGCCTGTCGTCCTTTTTACGACCTCACAGGACACTGGCGAAAGCAAGCTTATGGCGGCTGTTGCGCCATTTCTAAGCTTTGACATGGACATGTCACCTACAGGTAGCCAGCCTACCTAACCTCCACTTACTTCCTCTCCCTTTCTCTTGCCAACATGCGTTAAGCGCCCTTTGACATGACAGTCGACGTTGTATTGTGTGCTGTGTTCATGGccccaaaaatatttgtaatttcgaCTACCTCGACTCGGCTTCCGGGTGTAAAATCTCTACAGCAAGCACTCTTCCTTCCGCTGTCCCATAAAATCTTGAAAGCGATGGCATTATTGCTGacaaagaatttttattatattttgtaatagtATAACATGCAGCCTATTCTCACATCCAGCCAAATAGTGTTTacgaaaactaattaaaattcttcAAACGCTTAGAagaatattctttaaatttaagtttacatatttttgtatattctaAATACTGCATATTACATCATACTACGAAATGTGCATAGCATTTAACAAAAGTTCTTAAACAATggatataataattaaacaatgcacatatttcttttatatttggAGATCCATTTGAGCTGCACTTTCCGTTTatgtcaattaaaaatgtatacaattttaatattgtttattgttattcaaTTCCAGTGACCGTAAAGATTCAATCTATTAATTTCCATACgcacgttacgtatacgctcATAAACGTCGTACGTATACACAATATTgccttttatttttggggaATGGTGAACAGACAATAGACCTTTTCACCAAAGAATGTGTGAATGGAAATGCACGCACTGAACAATGCTGCTACGATTCGCATTCAATTGCGACAGCTAAAATCGAATAGCATGCACAGAGGGTAGAGTTTTTTGCGGTGCCGCCGAAGCTGTAAAAATCCACAGCAAAGAGGGACACGTTTCAACGGGCgggcaaacaataaataaaagatgtTCGAGGGAGCTGATAATTGACAAAAGCGTAGAGAACTTCGGTTGTGATACGAGTACTTGTGTCCCAGCATTCCCGTCTGATATTGGGCCACTCTTCGCTCTGCCAAATGACTCCCTCGGGCGTATTTTAGGCGCGCAGAGAACCCTCAATAAATACGTAGTATACGTAGCGAGTATCCATTTTGCGTTGTCAGtgctctctcttttctttgAATTGCTTTGAATGTACCTGAGCCCATTGAGCTGCCATTTTCCaaacatttaattgatttctagCTACGTTGGCATGACTCTAGCGCAGCTTCCACCACCTGCCCCTTAATTAAGATGAGCGCAAATGAGTGAAGGAAAAATTAAGTGCGCAGTACACAAAATTATGGCTAGTCCCATTGGCCTTTTAGGGCGTACTAATGTTCGCTATCGTTCTTCTTTTCCTACTTGACAAATCGatgaatgtattttaattgtaatttgtatttcatttattgcaGACGAGGTCATTAAGGGCATTTTGTCCTCGCCATTTCCATGATTAAGACAGTAGTTCACTGTTTTGGCAAAAAGCTGTAAAAATCCACAGCAAAAATCGGTCAGCAACGCAGTCCGAAACTCTGATTTGATATAAACGAAGGTCAGAGTCTTTTTGACGCTATAAGTATGAGCGAACCATTGCTGCTTATCTCTTGCTGTTAGAAAAATTTGTGAAGTGAAAATACGTCATTCAGTCATCATATAAGTATGTATTCATCaacatatatgaatgtattaTTTGATAGAGGTAGGTAGAGAAAAACATACTTGCCACATTTATGTGCTCATGAGCAACTACACAGTACTCACTGTCGAAAAACAgacaaatttaattcaatctATTCATTGATAGtgcatatttttcatatttattaagaaCTCATTGCTTACTCAAATTTGGTCTTTGGGTTCACAAATAAAGAATTCCTTCTCTAGACAATAATCATCATTCATCAGGTGCTCGTCATTAGCGTACCACAATTCGCCACAATTTTCATCGTCGCCACCGTTGTTTGGTTCATCTTCATGCCAATTGAAATACGTCGCATTTCGACCAGTTACCACTGAAAGGAATTCTCCCTCCTTAGTTAAATCGTTAATGTCGATCCAATAATCCTTTTCCACTTCCAGTTTGCTCTTGATTGCGTCGAATTCGGTTTGATTTTTGATGCTAAGCAAATGTCCTCCAATTGCCTGACATTTGTGAAGTGCTCCAAACCAAGTGACCTCTTCCGATcgttcaatataataatattttgaaccAATTAGTTGATAAGGCGATCCAACGACTCTGCActgtaatttaatataatagttGGAAAAGTTGATTTAGTTTGAAATCATCTcgaaaatattcttaaatcgCGCTTACATCTACACTGGCGTAGACAACAAGGATTGACACAAGGACACCAAAGAataatttgttcattttgcaCAAAGTGAAGAGTCTGAGATGAACTGAAGTTGGTTTGGAAATCAGCAGCATTTAAATACCCAAAAATACTACGTTGTGcgaattatttttgcatttattcttAAGGTTATCAAtatcaaaaccaaaacacagATATGTGTCATTGTTCTGTTTGTTGTACTTCTAAGAATGTGCAAAAAATGGGGAAGTGAGCTGATGTTTCgaattaaacaattgaaatgggAACATAGATTTGCGAATACTAATAACTCAGATAAGATGTGCaaatcacatacatacatatgtacattattAACATCAATGTCTTAAAAGGTCAAGgagaattattaaaattatcactattatacacacatacatacacatatactt encodes the following:
- the LOC133843908 gene encoding uncharacterized protein LOC133843908, which encodes MANGVIRTQNGFDYTKLCAAFSEICPDFQRSEPGTSQSLDFANKVLFELGPKMRQIKQSGSGQMWRLMFNGGGSVFIYSYTFKNPINVNPRVQQQNLYLTLKQAGLLAASKLCSILPDQHNPRDKVLLTPLARAVFAPQKIASIAIALTAQLGRRVDNGEVIKAVISSCQSDGFHLEHSQCAIAVVAIEVTIRDAAQRQKLRSKTLRTYTKHGKAFDEAVYSIYAQHSKLEKRLPDVEQPMSSTSSEPTRSIDAVLRSIARGVDDPLSGGTLEMSFVEPPKAAPEQEVNEVLPTPIDLHVGNTNLDWLRYTRFFPISPI
- the LOC133844840 gene encoding uncharacterized protein LOC133844840 → MQNCTCGAASGIFEMDSNYNVILLPIITAVMLSYNRPVSLDEIADGVMALLSSQREKISPMTSNSVESASDASYAKISPAHRKRK
- the LOC133845093 gene encoding C-type lectin 37Db isoform X1 — translated: MLLISKPTSVHLRLFTLCKMNKLFFGVLVSILVVYASVDCRVVGSPYQLIGSKYYYIERSEEVTWFGALHKCQAIGGHLLSIKNQTEFDAIKSKLEVEKDYWIDINDLTKEGEFLSVVTGRNATYFNWHEDEPNNGGDDENCGELWYANDEHLMNDDYCLEKEFFICEPKDQI
- the LOC133845093 gene encoding C-type lectin 37Db isoform X2 gives rise to the protein MDIINNLLSIFVAYGILDCRVVGSPYQLIGSKYYYIERSEEVTWFGALHKCQAIGGHLLSIKNQTEFDAIKSKLEVEKDYWIDINDLTKEGEFLSVVTGRNATYFNWHEDEPNNGGDDENCGELWYANDEHLMNDDYCLEKEFFICEPKDQI